From the Phoenix dactylifera cultivar Barhee BC4 chromosome 10, palm_55x_up_171113_PBpolish2nd_filt_p, whole genome shotgun sequence genome, one window contains:
- the LOC120112235 gene encoding spidroin-1-like — translation MTGGGVDYAYGGGADLRLVGPKVEEGAGECEGVGPDETPVESARGSLKGRGVLIGEEGRGKGSGAGAAEVGEERDKGSRTRVGARAEAARSGEAAEQRQGDGSRRRERGTEVGRLGGSMAACSEGTKKCCGRSAWGRRRSEGKLGGGPGGGGAKAVERRRRSRQGRAELRTAAVTKADEGGGKAARRAATADEGSGEGAHGEEDEQTR, via the exons ATGACGGGGGGTGGGGTGGATTATGCTTATGGTGGTGGCGCGGACCTGAGACTTGTTGGCCCGAAGGTTGAGGAAGGGGCGGGCGAGTGTGAGGGTGTGGGGCCTGATGAAACCCCTGTGGAGTCGGCCCGTGGGAGTTTGAAGGGAAGAGGGGTTTTGATcggagaagaagggaggggaAAGGGGAGCGGGGCGGGGGCGGCGGAAGTGGGGGAGGAGAGGGACAAAGGGAGCCGGACGCGGGTTGGGGCGAGAGCGGAAGCAGCGAGAAGCGGCGAGGCAGCGGAGCAGAGGCAGGGAGATGGATCTCGGCGCCGAGAAAGAGGCACAGAGGTGGGGCGGCTCGGTGGTTCGATGGCGGCGTGCTCGGAGGGCACGAAGAAGTGCTGCGGGCGGTCTGCTTGGGGAAGGCGGCGTTCGGAGGGAAAGCTTGGCGGAGGGCCCGGCGGAGGCGGCGCTAAAGCGGTGGAACGGCGACGGCGGTCGCGGCAAGGACGGGCGGAGCTGCGGACGGCCGCGGTGACGAAGGCGGACGAAGGCGGTGGCAAGGCGGCGAGGCGGGCGGCGACGGCGGACGAAGGCAGTGGCGAGGGTGCTCACGGTGAGGAAGATGAACag aCCCGTTAG
- the LOC103722828 gene encoding cytochrome b5-like yields the protein MGSDAKVYTLEEASKHNSNEDCWLVIGGKVYDVTKFLEDHPGGDEVLLSSTGKDATDDFEDVGHSTTARAMMDEYCVGEIDASTIPTKVKYTPPKQPHYNQDRTSDFIIKLLQFLVPLAILGVAVGIRIYTK from the exons atggggagCGATGCGAAGGTGTACACGTTGGAGGAAGCCTCGAAGCACAATTCCAACGAGGATTGTTGGCTCGTCATCGGCGGCAAG GTTTATGATGTAACGAAATTCTTGGAAGATCATCCAGGCGGAGACGAGGTTTTGTTGTCGTCAACTG GAAAGGATGCCACAGATGATTTTGAGGATGTGGGGCACAGTACCACTGCAAGGGCGATGATGGATGAGTACTGTGTTGGGGAGATAGATGCATCGACAATTCCCACCAAAGTCAAATACACCCCTCCCAAGCAACCTCACTACAACCAGGACAGGACTTCTGATTTCATCATTAAGCTTCTCCAGTTTTTGGTTCCATTGGCTATCTTGGGGGTGGCTGTTGGTATCAGAATCTACACAAAATGA